The Penaeus chinensis breed Huanghai No. 1 chromosome 12, ASM1920278v2, whole genome shotgun sequence DNA segment tctacTGACAACACTTGAGCCATTAACTGCACAATGTTTCAGGTGGGAAAGAAAGgcttacataaataataaattttgTATTTTGACAATGATTCAACATCAACTCTTCTGATGGCcttcaaacaaaagaaaaattctTTGCCACTCTTCCAGATTACATCAAGCTATTTACTCATCATAATATCCTACCAGAAATTAGTCTACAAAACTTTCAATATCAAATTCTACAAAGTTCCACAAAATCTCTTATTCATTGCAGAAATGTTTAAAAATCTCAaaatgggagggaaaaaaaaatcgaattaaacTATAATATTTATTACAGCTGACCATTTACAGACGCCTACCACGGCGACCACCCTTCCTGCGTGTGCTGTCAGAGGGAACTGGTGTGACATCctgaaaaaaaatggtaatatgaacatgttcatattatttcttttaacaaGTCTTACTTCACGACTAATCCTCTTTTCAAATATAAATTATTACAGTTTTTGCCAtgccttttttatttctgttttatttaaccCTTAAGGACTAAGTAAGCTTTCCTTTGCCACATTCCTTTgataaattattcttattttactctTTCATCTAAAGCTAATAGGACCTCAAATTCTTCATGTTAGGCAATGGAGTTCAGACATATTAAATATCATAAATCTTCAAAACCATATACACAGCTACTTACTTCAATGCGGCCAATCTTCATGCCAGAACGGGCAAGGGCACGGAGGGCCGACTGGCCACCTGGGCCTGGAGTCTTGGTCTTGTTGCCTCCAGTGGCTCGGATCTTTACATGCAGAGCATTGATTCCCAGCGACTTGCACTTCTCGGAAACGTCCTGGAAGTATTCCACCAtgatttgtttgcttgctttcaCTCTTTAAACTTGACCTCATAAATAATCCTTCGCAATAACTTCCATAAAAGCCTATCCACAAGATGTGCACTGTATAGAGTAAGGAATTACAAGGAAAAACTAGAACATTCGAGTCAGATGTGCAAACAACCATGGAAGTCTTGGGAATGATTTGACTAGTGGGTTGATGAACAATTCACTTTTATATTACAAGGAACATCCATTTCTTTTCTGATCTATTCAAAGTATAATCCTGTACCAAATTCCCAGTATTAGTACAATTCTCCAAATGAGAATATCATTTATGATTTGGAATACTTACTTGGGCAGCCAACATAGCAGCGTAGGGGGAGGACTCATCACGATCAGCCTTCACCTTCTGACCACCAGTGATACGGACGATGGTTTCACGGCCAGAGAGATCAGTTACATGCACGAAGGTGTCATTGTAACTGGCATAGATGTGGCAGACTGCAAacacattctctccttccctgactTGAGGTCCCAGGGAGACGTGGACCTCTTCCTTTTGAACTTTTCCTTTACGGGGAGCCATTGCTTACCTGTAAAAttcaatgtattttttcttttttctttttctgccaaGTACTTTCTACTATAAGCAGGTATATAGATTTAGTGCTACATTTAAATGTCATTTTTTAATTGGCAAGTATTACAAgggatctccctcccccccaaaaaaattaacTTGGGTTGGAAACCAATGtagtttatttaattatctttagTGTACCAATTATCTTAGAAACTAAGTCAAAGTATAAAAATTCAATAAGGCTCTACTGGAAGAAGCCTTATTTTCCCATCTATGACATACTGCAAATAGTTATGTAATGATTTTGAAGGATTGGTAATAAGTAATAGCAACCACCAAAAACCCATAGCCTAGCTAGCCATTATGGTGGTCTCAAAATGGACAACTGATAACCTAcaagtactattatttttataaaaaaaactaaaaggttAAAAGATCAAAATAGCCCTCTTTGGCAGTGGTTACTTCaggaaagattaagagaaaagtATGAGGACTGCAGCAACAAAGCAAGCCACATATTGTAACACCAGTCTAAAAAATCTAAAGCATGTAGCTATAATTTTCAGCTACATTTCAATTGCCAAGCTATgcccccattttctcttattccaCATTGGTTTTACATAAAGCATGCAAACAAGAACTATGAAGTTTAAAAGGGGATTTGAAATATGAACATTTTGTGGTAAAATAATAGGCAGGAATTTGATCCTGAGCAAAGAAACTGTTCTCCCTAAAGCCAACACTCCTCCAGTCATGGCTTATGGACATTACGTATCACCAATCTTTCACTGATGGATATAATGCAGAAGCCCCTTTCTAAATACCCACCTAGTCTAAGCCAAGGAGAGAACACTATATGCAAGAGTTTATGTTCAAATGATCTATAACCCACACACCCATGAGGGTGGCCACTTAAGCAAGCCTAATCCCCTGATTTTGGGCTATGTGCAGTAAGTGAAGCGTCCAGGCCCTATGAGTTAGTTGTGGATAAACTTCCTGGAAATATCTTCATTTTACAAGAACCAACTCCTAAATTGCCTTGTATAGTCACCACAGTGCCTGCACAGCAATTTTTGCAAACGGTTTTCCAAATTTCTGAGGTTATTCTGTCTACACaaataatcttatatattgtGTGAAATATATTCCTCTGATTTTCACAGTCTGTGCAGCCAATATGTAAGTATACCATTTCATTATTCAGGACTTCACACAGACCCTTCAAGGTAGGTTGGAAGGTACTTGTTTGATAAACCATTTACAGTATAGCACTGCCTATATGGGATTCATATCCAATGTAACAATTGTTATTCATTCTTTCAATTATCTACATTGTACTATGCATGAATGTGTCATTTTCCAttgaaaatgatataaatgaaagtacTGGTAAATGTTTACAGAGTGATGGCACCCTCCTACACTGAGTCCCTATTACTCCAACTACTCCTTGGAAATCCACAAAAATCACTATGTGAACCAAAATCCTTTCTAAACCAGGCGCTTCTACCCCAAACCCCGTCCAATCACCAAATTTCCCCCATTGGAGATTCTGCACCCAGCCTCCACCCAATTGCTGTGGACTTGGACTACTCTCATCAAGGCATTTGTTGCAACctatattctttatctttaattatcTCTTTGCCTACACAGATTAATTTAGGTCTTACTGAATGTAGCTCTTCTCTCCAATTACTACAGTGCCATTAGTTT contains these protein-coding regions:
- the LOC125031186 gene encoding 40S ribosomal protein S14; the encoded protein is MAPRKGKVQKEEVHVSLGPQVREGENVFAVCHIYASYNDTFVHVTDLSGRETIVRITGGQKVKADRDESSPYAAMLAAQDVSEKCKSLGINALHVKIRATGGNKTKTPGPGGQSALRALARSGMKIGRIEDVTPVPSDSTRRKGGRRGRRL